The DNA segment gattattaaaaataataatcaatttaaaatataaatagtgTGATTTTTAGGGATAACTTACCTCTTGCCATCCCTATAAAAGGGTGGCCAAAGGAATTATAAATCAAACTCAATTGTTTTGATTTAAGCGAATTGAAACCCCAAGTCCcttcaattttgattttattctaatttggctttaattcaattttgatttgataattttttttatttttaaattttttaaataaaatatctaTTTTTAAATTGATTCAAACAAAATAATTTTGGTCAAActataaattaattcataataaaaataataaaaaatataataatataataaaaatatttattaaagatataaaataatttaatattgattaaattaaatgataattaattatgagattataaattaatggttaatttttttaaattaatgactATCATTgactctttattattattattattattattattattattattattattattattattattattattattattatagagggTGATAAGTGgtatataatatttttacataaataaatttataaaaaataatataaataatttttaaatattatatttaatcatacaaattttaatttttaaagattaaattttaaaaaaaataatttaaattataaataatattgataattaaaagaaaaataaaaaaattaaataataattattataaaaaaaatataaaaaaaattattaataaatatatatatatatatatatatttcagcaTCCTGAACCCAAGTCCAGACCCGATTATCAGTTGAAACGGTTAGATGTTGACCCGAAGAACAACAAATAGGAGCGTCGTATCATTGAtataagaatatgagtggcagtTATAATTAGCAATCGAAAAGGAAATCGCAGAAGAAAATTTAAAGTTAACGCTATGAAATGAGACCTAAGATTGTCGCAGAGGTGAGCTCCcgatcttcactttccttcttcaccCTTCAATCTCAATGCTTAGCGTTAGGGTTTCTTAATTGTAACTCTTTTTTTTACCCCTTTTGGTTGTTTGGTTTCTGGTAAAATGCggcaaaagaaatgaaatgaaaagttTGAATCTCTCTTTTTTCGCTTAGAGAAACGAATTGTCACAAATGATTGAGCGAAGGCTCCGCTTAGCTCTGTTAATTACTACTGTTTGACTTGCttggtgattttcttttttcctttttctctttttggAAAAATCACTAACCCTTTTTTTTTATCGCTCTCTCTACTCTAAACAATCAAACAGAGACTGTGAGAGTTTTTGTTTTCGGCGGAAATTTTCTGTTACTGCACTTATTTGCTGCGTGTTGATGTGTTAATGTTTTGGCGCCTTGAAATTATAAACCAAGAAAATgcaggaaggaaaaaaaaaatttttattcgTGTTTAATTGGAATATATGTAGTTCTGTTTTGTAACTCTGTTAAGTTGACATCATAATTCGTTTTTGCATCTTGAAGTGGTGAAATGTGGTTTGATTTGATCCATTCCTGACTATgaggtggctgaatatgaactaACTTAAAAAGTAGAATTGAAATGCCAGCTGAGGATGAACAAGATAGGAGATTCTTCTAACTTTTTGATATATTTGGTCTGTTAGACTTATTATCTTTGGCTAAATTAACCTGAAAATGTGGTCATACATAATTAGTTGGAAAACAGACAATATCAGGTTTCCTTATGAGTTTTCATGTAGCTTTTGTGATGCTTCGGTTATACCTTTCGTTTTTATTGGTCTACAGGCAGGATTGCCTACTAGAGTGGGGCAATGGTGGGAAAGCATTCCGTTTCTAACGTCTGCAGTGGTGATTGTTTGTGGGACTATCTACTTGGTTTGCCTCTTCATCGGATATGACTCCTTTTATGAAATATGCTTCTTGCCATCTGCTGTTATCTCACGATTTCAAGGTAAATTCACATCTAATGATGCATATTGATATACAATTATAAGGAAAGTAATATTAGAAAATCTTTCATATGAGGATACGTTCCCCACAATGGATTTGtgctttgttttattttctttccttttgcccCCTTTTTGGTTTAGCCTGAAATCTTGGTTGGAATATAAACCATGAGATTTAGATAAACATTATCTAAACTAAGCGTTTAGTTTCAAGCCACACTTAATTAAGACTTTAGGCCGGTATGGCCCTATTAGAAACCTTCTACGTCAGATTACATGGATATATGGTCGTGTTTTAAATTATTCAATGAAGGGATCAGATCCTTTCGTTTCATCGCTTGTGCTTGTATGTCTTCATAACTCATGCTAGGCTTCAAACCATGAACTTAATTCTTTTGGTGTGCAGTTTACAGGATTTATACATCCATTATTTTTCATGGTTCATTGCTTCATGTGCTGTTCAACATGCTGGCTTTGGTGCCTTTGGGTTCTGAACTCGAGAGAATCAAAACAACTTTTAGTGGCGAAATAAATTCTCCACTAATAATCAAAATTTTCCcactaaaaattatattaatgggAAAAAAATCACTAGCAATATCTGCTccgcaaaaaaatatttaaaatttgtaaCAAAATTTTCATACCAATTTGCATTTAATCTTGATATTATAAATTACAATGAATTTGTACCAATTTGCATTTAATCTTGATATTATAAATTGCAATAAATTCTCTATATTATtgagaaaaataatatatatacatatatttgatggtttTCTAATTCCACTTTCCACAATAAATGGATTAAACATCAAATTctcagaaattgaatgggtaaatGGATGCTTGAGATAATGAACAACAGGAGAAAGAATTGAAAGGATGATTAGTCACATCATCTTCCTGAGAGTTGAACGTATGAAAGGCTTCAATAAACCCCTCTGCTTTAAGTCCTAAGTCTGATAGAATGCAGCAGAAAGCTTTCCTACATAGCTGAAATGGTATGAATGTCATACTCTAGCTTGATAATAATTATAAATCCTGGCATCATGATTTACGGAAGTCACTTTCTTGTAAATTTGTGTAGGGTTAACTCATTCACCATAAAGGTCTTCAGATGTAAGCATCTCTAAAACACACCTACCAAATTGAGTAAACATCAACAAGCTTGTTATAATCCCATTCATATAATTCTGGTGCCATGAATTCTGGAGTGCCTAACAAATGCTGCTGCAAGTTGAGAAATAATATAATTAGCTAAAATGGACATAATTGTTTATATGTTTCAATGAGTAATTAACGAGTGCCTATGACACTGTGCTAATTGAGAACCTTTTTGGATTGCTGCAAGGCCTAGATCACCAATCTTGACTAGTCCAAGATGGCCATCGACAAAGATCATTTTCCAATTATTCCAAGAATTTATGATGCACAAAAAAAGAAAGTGAAAGTGAAAGTCAGAGTTTGTCAATCAAGTGGataaagaaattcaactaaaattgTTTAAACTCGTGTAGTAGACAGTCTAAAACACATTGTACCTTTCAGTTGCAGGCTATTTGGCTTGAAGTATCTCTGAAATTAATCTTTCTTGCGGCCTTGAGGAGTGCTGAAACAACAGTTTTGAATTATGCACAAACTACTAATGTCGCCCTTATGACTAAAGTGACATTATTTCTTAGCTCCTTTGCAATCTAAAGATTATTTGTGATGACAGATGCATTTTACAACACCACCACATGGCACATACGGGTGTGTGCATCAACTGTCAACACTGCCATATAGCActagaataaataaaaaatatgttaGAGATGATTCAGTGAAGCAAGAACATACCACTGGCAAATAATTCATCACACCCATATTAGATGAAGTAATTCACGGTCAAGCATTAGGCACTTCAAAGTGATTTTTGCAAGTTTATACATGCAATCTAATATCCTTTTACCAATTGAATTGTTTGGACCGAATTAGAAATTCTTTCCGCAAGAGCAGTTGTTCCTAATGTTCCAAACCATCAAAGACTCGGACCAACAAACTGATAAAGAGCTTATACATAACTGAAGGCAGGTTGTACATTGCTTTCGTATCCCACCAATGGGTAATATTCAAAATAATtgcagattaattaattaatgtgaaGGGGCAATGGGGAGAGAGATCAGAACAGTTAATTACAAGTCTCAAAAAATTCAATGGATAAACCATTCCACTAATGTGAAGGTTGTCACACCAATCATACAAAACTCATTAGAACTAACATACATTTTCACAACCAATAATTTTCGTGTCACATacattttcaaataaatttttgttttctttttctatagcttaaaaattaaaagaaaactaatAACGTCTGAAGCTGACATTAAATTTATCATCATTCAAGAAACGAAGTACTTTCCATGGAGGAGAGGTCCAAACTGCTAACTCTTGAATTTGCAAACCATGACTCTGCTTTGCAAGAGAATCTGCACAGAAATTTTGTTCTCGATAGACATGGGATAAACAACAATGCCAATTCATCTTCATAAGTCTTCGACAGTCTTGGATTAAAGCAGCTAAAGGATGAAAGAATATATCTTCCTCATTGTTAATCAATTTAATCGCCTTTAAACAGTCTGATTCTACAATTACTTGGcgaaacccattcaaccaagctaGTTGAAGTCCAAATGAAATCCCAATTAATTCTGCAGCTATAACAGAAGTTTCACCAATGTTAAAGCCGAACCCTAGCAACCAATTTGATGAAGAATCTCACAAAAGACCACCAGCAATTGCATCACCTGGATTGACTAAACAACTTCCATCCACGTTTAACTTAACCCATCCTTCAGGAGGAGGGTGCCAGGCATAATCACAAACTATATTTGGAATGTAAGGAGCATTTGGCTGGAAATTGAAATCCTGGAAATCGATTTGCCAGAAGCATTGAGAAATCGCTGTTTGAATTTGAAAAAAGTCCATTAATTCTGTATCTGTTGgattacaataaaaataattttaataatatgttagagtaatctatatataaaaattaaatagaaatagAGGATCAATATACatatttcaataaaaattattgtTGCTTAATTAAAGATCTTGCAAAAAAACTATGTAAAATAAATCTGAATAGATTATAATAATCCTAAACATAATGTGAATCATAAACATAAGATTTAACCATCATCCTAATAATGGATCTTAAACAAATATATTCTCACAAATCTAGAAAGCGTACCTGATGCTGAGTTTAATTGAGCTATGCTAATAATTGAGAGAGACCCTTTGATTTAATAAACTGATTTCTCCCTCTTGACCCTTCTTTATTCACACACGAGAATTTAGCGATGGAAAACTTTCTTGAGATGACCCTATTATCTCTGATTTTATGTAAAAAAAATGTGCGTGACCTTATGGGTAGAGAGAGAAccggcttatatatatatatatatattcaagacTTAATCTGATACGTTCATTAACTATCCttatataattagaattatgattTACTTTAATTAGAGTAATCCTTGTACAATtaggatttgtattaattaaaataaatatcaattaatattgggccacattaaaaaaaattaattttgacccatatataatattaattatggaATAAAATCTTGACACAATTATTAAGTGATATAAACTTTAATAACATAAACATTAGGTatgcataaaataaataaattattttcataatgtACTTCATAATTACTTTTCTATAATAAATTACTAAGTGTGAATTATGACGGTTGTACATTATTTAATCACGTACTCCCTTTCATACACTACAACACTACTAAAgtaggcatatatatatatatatatatatatatatatatatatatatatatatatatatatatatatatatttcagcgTCCTGGACCCAAGTCCAGACCCGATTATCAGTTGAAACGGTTAGATCTTGACCCGAAGAACAACAAGCAGGAGCATCGTATCATTGAtataagaatatgagtggcagtTATAATTGGCAATCGAAAAGGAAATCGCAGCAGAAAATTTAAAGTTAACGCTAAGAAATGAGACCTAACATTGTCGCAGAGGTGAGCTCCcgatcttcactttccttcttcaccCTTCAATCTCAATGCTTAGCGTTAGGGTTTCTTAATTGTAACTCTTTTTTTTACCCCTTTTGGTTGTTTGGTTTCTGGTAAAATGCggcaaaagaaatgaaatgaaaagttTGAATCTCTCTTTTTTCGCTTAGAGAAACGAATTGTCACAAATGATTGAGCGAAGGCTCCGCTTAGCTCTGTTAATTACTACTGTTTGACTTGCttggtgattttcttttttcctttttctctttttggAAAAATCACTAACCCTTTTTTTATCGCTCTCTCTACTCTAAACAATCAAACAGAGACTGTGAGAGTTTTTGTTTTCGGCGGAAATTTTCTGTTACTGCACTTATTTGCTGCGTGTTGATGTGTTAATGTTTTGTCGCCTTGAAATTATAAACCAAGAAAATgcaggaaggaaaaaaaaaaaattttttttattcgtGTTTAATTGGAATATATGTAGATCTGTTTTGTAACTCTGTTAAGTTGACATCATAATTCGTTTTTGCATCTTGAAGTGGTGAAATGTGGTTTGATTTGATCCATTCCTGACTATgaggtggctgaatatgaactaACTTAAAAGTAGAATTGAAATGCCAGCTGAGGATGAACAAGATAGGAGATTCTTCTAACTTTTTGATATATTTGGTCTGTTAGACTTATTATCTTTGGCTAAATGAACCTGAAAATGTGGTCATACATAATTAGTTGGAAAACAGACAATATCAGGTTTCCTTATGAGTTTTCATGTAGCTTTTGTTATGCTTCGGTTATATCTTTCGTTTTAATTGGTCTACAGGCAGGATTGCCTACTAGAGTGGGGCAATGGTGGGAAAGCATTCCGTTTCTAACTTCTGCAGTGGTGATTGTTTGTGGGACTATCTACTTGGTTTGCCTCTTCATCGGATATGACTCCTTTTATGAAATATGCTTCTTGCCATCTGCTGTTATCTCACGATTTCAAGGTAAATTCACATCTAATGATGCATATTGATATACAATTATAAGGAAAGTAATATTAGAAAATCTTTCATATGAGGATACGTTCCCCACAATGGATTTGTgctttattatattttctttccttttgcccCCTTTTTGGTTTAGCCTGAAATCTTGGTTGGAATATAAACCATGAGATTTAGATAAACATTATCTAAACTAAGCGTTTAGTTTCAAGCCACACTTAATTAAGACTTTAGGCAGGTATGGCCCTATTAGAAACCTTCTAagtcagattgcatggatatATGGTCGTGTTTTAAATTATTCAATGAAGGGATCAGATCCTTTCGTTTCATCGCTTGTGCTTGTATGTCTTCATAACTCATGCTAGGCTTCAAACCATGAACTTAATTCTTTTGGTGTGCAGTTTACAGGATTTATACATCCATTATTTTTCATGGTTCATTGCTTCATGTGCTGTTCAACATGCTTGCTTTGGTGCCTTTGGGTTCTGAACTCGAGAGAATCATGGGATCTATCCGCTTGCTATACTTGACGATTTTGTTGGCTACAAGCAATGCTATATTTCATCTTCTAATAGCATTGTTGGTAGCTCATAATCCTTTTCGTCCAAATCAGTATCTCATGGATGAGTGTGCAATAGGCTTCTCCGGAATCTTATTTTCCATGATTGTGATAGAgacaagcttgagtggagttcaGTCAAGGAGGTTTGTCTTTACTAGTTCTTGCAATGAAATTATGTACCCCGTTCTTTTGCTGTTATCCTTGTTATTTAATTTTGCAAACATTGGCTAATATTTTCTCCAACTTGTGGCTGCAAGCCTGAACATGCatagatgtatatatatatatatatatatatatatatatatatatatatatatgagatctCTTTTGATATCTTTTACTGTCTAAGTAAGAAGTATAACGAATTTTTGTGTTTTTTCTGTGTATTACTTTGATATATTTCTTCAAATGTACATGAGGAAATCCTTCTTCATTATCAGTTTATTTTTATGTTTGGGCTGTATACTCCTTTAATTGAGTTGTAACTTCTTTTCTTTTGCAGTGTGTTTGGTCTCTTTAATGTTCCTGCTAAGTGGTAAATACTGTAACTTCTCCAACGATACATACACAAGCACAAAAACATTCTGTATGCTTGATTTTGTATGCTTGATTATCTTATTCTTCTGCATTTACTTGAAGCTGTAGCATCTTTAGTTGAAATATGTGTTTCAGGTATGCGTTTATTTTATTGATAGTATTCCAGCTTCTTATGACGAATGTCTCTTTACTTGGACATCTATGTGGCATCTTGTCAGGATTTGCATGTATGTAATCCCCATTTCCATTTAAAAATTTATCGTTTTTCCCCTTTGCATTTTGTTTTACTTTATAAACTCCATCAATTCAAAATTTGTCTTTATATTTTCAGATACCTATGGCTTATTCAACGTCTTGATGCCTGGAACAACTTTCTATTCTGCCATTGAGGCCTCCTCTTTGCTTGTAAGTACATTGGCATGACTGGCTTGTGACATTGATTTTCCTTTTCTTGTTTGTTTATCGGATGGCTTCTGCATGTTTGGCTATTTAATTGACTTTGGATTTACACTTCTTAGTAGATGCAGCAATTTCTAACCCAACCCAAAAACCCACCCAATAAAGGCACATGAGCCCACACTAAACTTGAAATTTTAGGGTTGAACCCCAGTAATCTGAGtaaccaaaataatttattttaaattttaaaaattcaaaattttgagaaaattttgaaaaagaaaacaaaataatataaaaaaaattcagaCCCAAAACAATTATAGAAATGATATTCCTTAAAACTGACCTTTAGGTAACCTAAGCCCACCAAAAACCTGAGCAACCAGAACCTGCATGCAAAGCAGCACCAAATTTTCCCCCCAAGCCCTCCCACCCTGATACCCTTTCCACCTTCACTTCTTAGTTTACTGATTTCTAAATTCCTGATTTGCCAGTGCTTTTTAGTTAGGCAACAACTAACACTATGTAAAATGATTCAATAAATTACAAGCATATATGTAACTCATCATGAAATAAATGTATATATCCTTTTGAATATTTGTGACTCACCAAATCCTTGAATCCCAACTACTTGAGGTTCACTaagtctaaaattttgccctagtCACATCACCCAGAGAAAATTCTTTGTGCTCTTACGTCTTCTCTGACCATCATGGTAAATGCTCTCTTGTAACATTCTAAAGCCATGCTGATCAATTCAAATTCTAAGCCTTGGAGTTTCTATATCAAAATCCAGGCCTTTAATTGATCAATAGTTTCAGTTCTGCTTATCCAAGGCTTCCCAAAACGCCTACTTTAATGCTTCTGTTGCACTTTCTAGTTATATATAACATCATGTTCATCTGTTTGCATCAGCTATATCCTGTCTTTTGCCTGTGCATTTGGTGTATGTCATTTTATGTTTAGTCTATAATTCGGCCTGATCTGTTGATTTATGGTTTTCAGTCCTCTTGTGTGAGGCGGCCCAAATTTATTATGTGCACTGGTGGGAATCCGACAGGGTACATACCCACATATTCCAGCCAAAACACAACCTCCAGGTAAATTTGCTTTCTATAGCAAAAACTTTACTCCTGCAGGATGtgtaacttgagaaatttatctgAACAGTGGATTATTATCCGGAAATATATGGAGGAACTTGTCTTCATGGATGCCTCAGAGGGAAACATTTGCTCAGGTACCAAGTTATTTACTTTTGAAGGTTTTAGGATTTCGGGTTTAGGCTTGCATTGCACAATGTTGTACATGCTGTAATTCCAATTTCATGGTAGCATCTTTGCAAAGATGCAAATATGCGTGTCATTGGACAAACATTTTTTCTGTCTGTTGTGTGTGTAATCAGCAAGACATTGAAACATAGAAGGTTATCATGGCGTAGGATGGTTAGCATCAAATGTGCTGCATACTTGCTGTCTTTCTAATCCTTAAATCTTGTAGTGTAAAATGTTAGGTTGAAGTCATATTCAAGTTGATCTATTGTTGATAATGTGCAGTCTACACAAGACAGCAGGTTTCCCGGGAGGGGAAGGACTCTTGGTTCTACAGGCAGTCAAGTGATTCCTGCTGTCAATTCAGATTCGAATCTGCAGGCTAGACTCTTGGATAATAACAACTCAGACCATTCATCTAATTTGGCTGCAACGGGTACAGTAGAGAGGCTATCAGATGGAAGGTATCAGGAAGAGTTTTTTCATGCAGCTCGTAGATCATCTTAAAGACCAAAACCTGGCCTAGCCTTGGGAACTTGTGATTCTTGATTTTTGCTCCAATGGAATATAGATTTAACTGTTCCCAGGAAAAATATGAATGATCTTGATGTTTAATCATGGATCATTGGAAAAATTTTCAAGTGCACTTGTCAGCTAGCTTCAAATTATTAGCTGTGTAGTTCAATGTAACCCTTTTATGTAGTAATCTAGGCTGAGTGATTTAAATTAGCTGTGGTCTTTAATCTTTTTGCTACAGGTAATTCAAGCATTGGAGAATCTAGAATGTAACAGATGCAAAAATTATAGATATTTTTCAATGATATatacacatttaaacatatatgCATGAGCATCAATGCAGATACATGCATTTTTCTATTCTGGAATCCAACATTTATGTCTCACCAAAGTTCTCTGAGGAAGGCTGTTCACTTGTAATGCGTTCAATGTTAAATATCATTGATAGCATTGTATCATGTTCACTTTTTTGCCCTCTTTCTCCTTCCTGCAAGTGAAAAGTCATTTCTCTTTTGTTCTTGGAATGCAGGAGGTCAGCAGTAGATAATACAGTTGCAGCAGCTCCAGAAGGCCTTACACGCCATCAGGTTTAAGAATCAGATTTTGCTTACTACATTCTTGATTTTGGTTCAGGTCTAACATTTGTGGTTCTATGGTCTACTGGATTCAGGATTCAGTTGCTTCTGATGAACAAATCCAAAAACTTGTATCTATGGGTTTTGAGAAGGTAAAAAGACTGCAACTATTTTCATTTATCCCCCACCAAATAGAAAATGAAGTACTTGAAGAGATTTAAGGTCAATTATATTTGGAACGCAATTGAAATGACTTCTCATGCAAAATTTAGCATATTCATAGTAGATAGATAGAGATGCTAGGGTTAATACAGAACAATAAAAGGCTAGGAAGGAAAGGTTGTTATAGTTCATTTGCCGATGCAAGTGCCTTTTCATTGTTTCAGACACAAGTTGAAGTTGCACTGGCAGCTGCTGATGGGGATCTTAATGTAGCAGTTGAAATTCTTATGAGCCAGCAGGTGTGTATTTAAGAGTTGTCATTTTACGTGTCCAGAGTTTTTAGTTGTGTCAGTTCTAACGAGGGAATTGATTTGCAGGGATAAATTGCAAAATAACCTAATAATTGACTCATCAGGCATGGATCTCTCcaagaactctgttcaactttTCTAGTTCCATCTTGCTTTGTTGCCACCTATCTGAAGTCTCTTACGTGGATACACTGCATTGATAGCATTTTCAACAAAAGTAGGTAGAAAGAGGAGAACATTTTGGGCACGAACCGGTGATTAACTTCTGTTGAAAGAAGGGACTAGACTGGTAAAATGTTGTCAACAAAGTGGAAAGGGACTGCTGTTGTACTGATACAAGATTCAATTCCGTATAACAATTTCTTTATGGCTGTACAAACGTTTAATATTCTGTACATGTATAGAAATTCTTCTTGAAATAGTTGGTCGATTGTCGCTAGCACTGCAAATGGGAAAAGCTGCCGCTTGAAATCCCATCGATGTCGTTCAAGTGGTATCGAATCCAAATTATCTGCTCCattgatattataattttaattctgcATGGAAACTTGCTTTCTTGATTTTTCCACAATATTTGTGCATCTCCCAACATCTGAAATTCTTCCCTTGCGATCTCATACTTGGTTCAAGTCGGGATTTGCGAAACcataagatcaccaatggaagaACAATGTTTGAATTTTAGAAAATTCAATAAAGATCAAGGGATGCAGAATTTGATCCCACAAATTCTCATTCTATTGTAATTAGAATGCACATGAAAAGATCTGTATAATAAATTCAGAACTCACAACCAGGTTAAATTAAGTAAAAGATTAGTTATTGAAATTAAAGATTTAAAataaaacttgaaatttatagCTGTTTCATATAACTACAAATTgcataaaaagtaaaaaaagaaCTCATTATTATTCCTTTTTTTCCTCTTCTTCCCCCTCTTATTTTCCGAGTAAAAGAGAGTTGTGCTTGTAGTTTCCGATCTTCCAAATCCTCGTAAAGTGAGGCTCTCTCCAAATGGTTGGATCTATAAATTACTTGATCAATTCATAATTGTAATAGACCCACTTGGATTTTAAGGGTTacatgttatatatatatttttgagatattaaattaaataaataaaatttataatttttataattattaaaatttaaaatt comes from the Hevea brasiliensis isolate MT/VB/25A 57/8 chromosome 5, ASM3005281v1, whole genome shotgun sequence genome and includes:
- the LOC131179960 gene encoding rhomboid-like protein 15 isoform X2, whose amino-acid sequence is MRPNIVAEAGLPTRVGQWWESIPFLTSAVVIVCGTIYLVCLFIGYDSFYEICFLPSAVISRFQVYRIYTSIIFHGSLLHVLFNMLALVPLGSELERIKTTFSGEINSPLIIKIFPLKIILMGKKSLAISAPQKNI
- the LOC110666161 gene encoding rhomboid-like protein 15 isoform X1, whose product is MRPNIVAEAGLPTRVGQWWESIPFLTSAVVIVCGTIYLVCLFIGYDSFYEICFLPSAVISRFQVYRIYTSIIFHGSLLHVLFNMLALVPLGSELERIMGSIRLLYLTILLATSNAIFHLLIALLVAHNPFRPNQYLMDECAIGFSGILFSMIVIETSLSGVQSRSVFGLFNVPAKWYAFILLIVFQLLMTNVSLLGHLCGILSGFAYTYGLFNVLMPGTTFYSAIEASSLLSSCVRRPKFIMCTGGNPTGYIPTYSSQNTTSSGLLSGNIWRNLSSWMPQRETFAQSTQDSRFPGRGRTLGSTGSQVIPAVNSDSNLQARLLDNNNSDHSSNLAATGTVERLSDGRRSAVDNTVAAAPEGLTRHQDSVASDEQIQKLVSMGFEKTQVEVALAAADGDLNVAVEILMSQQVCI
- the LOC110666161 gene encoding rhomboid-like protein 15 isoform X2: MRPNIVAEAGLPTRVGQWWESIPFLTSAVVIVCGTIYLVCLFIGYDSFYEICFLPSAVISRFQVYRIYTSIIFHGSLLHVLFNMLALVPLGSELERIMGSIRLLYLTILLATSNAIFHLLIALLVAHNPFRPNQYLMDECAIGFSGILFSMIVIETSLSGVQSRSVFGLFNVPAKWYAFILLIVFQLLMTNVSLLGHLCGILSGFAYTYGLFNVLMPGTTFYSAIEASSLLSSCVRRPKFIMCTGGNPTGYIPTYSSQNTTSSGLLSGNIWRNLSSWMPQRETFAQSTQDSRFPGRGRTLGSTGSQVIPAVNSDSNLQARLLDNNNSDHSSNLAATGTVERLSDGRRSAVDNTVAAAPEGLTRHQDSVASDEQIQKLVSMGFEKTQVEVALAAADGDLNVAVEILMSQQG
- the LOC131179960 gene encoding rhomboid-like protein 15 isoform X1 — protein: MRPKIVAEAGLPTRVGQWWESIPFLTSAVVIVCGTIYLVCLFIGYDSFYEICFLPSAVISRFQVYRIYTSIIFHGSLLHVLFNMLALVPLGSELERIKTTFSGEINSPLIIKIFPLKIILMGKKSLAISAPQKNI